One genomic segment of Aquamicrobium lusatiense includes these proteins:
- a CDS encoding CsbD family protein, with translation MVNKDQVSGVAKQAKGAVTEAAGKLTGNKKTELKGKAEKVEGKVQKAAGDIKEKVRKAH, from the coding sequence ATGGTGAACAAGGATCAGGTGTCGGGTGTTGCAAAGCAGGCCAAGGGCGCGGTGACGGAAGCCGCCGGCAAGCTTACGGGCAACAAGAAGACCGAGCTCAAGGGCAAGGCCGAAAAAGTCGAAGGCAAGGTCCAGAAAGCCGCCGGCGACATCAAGGAAAAGGTACGCAAGGCCCATTGA
- the fumC gene encoding class II fumarate hydratase produces the protein MSTKNTRTETDTFGPIEVASDRYWGAQAQRSLGNFRIGWEKQPASIVRALGIVKRAAAEANMELGRLDPTLGAAIIEAAQEVIDGKLDDHFPLVVWQTGSGTQSNMNSNEVISNRAIEKLGGEMGSKKPVHPNDHVNMSQSSNDTYPTAMHIACAERIVHDLLPALKHLHGALEAKVTAFGHIVKIGRTHTQDATPLTLGQEFSGYATQVKNGIERIEMTLPALMQLAQGGTAVGTGLNAPVGFAEKVAEKIAAITGLGFTSAPNKFEALAAHDAMVFSHGAINTVAASLFKIANDIRFLGSGPRAGLGELALPENEPGSSIMPGKVNPTQCEALTQVCVQVFGNNAALTFAGSQGHFELNVYNPLMAYNFLQSVKLLADASVSFTDNCVVGIEAREDNIKASLERSLMLVTALAPTIGYDAAAKIAKTAHKNGTTLREEALATGLVSEADYDRLVRPEDMTHPG, from the coding sequence GTGAGCACAAAGAACACCAGAACCGAAACAGATACGTTCGGCCCGATCGAGGTCGCTTCCGATCGTTACTGGGGTGCTCAGGCGCAGCGGTCCCTTGGCAATTTCCGGATCGGCTGGGAAAAGCAGCCGGCTTCCATCGTGCGGGCGCTCGGCATCGTCAAGCGCGCCGCCGCCGAAGCCAACATGGAACTGGGCAGGCTCGACCCCACGCTCGGCGCGGCCATCATCGAAGCGGCACAGGAGGTCATCGACGGCAAGCTCGATGACCACTTCCCGCTGGTGGTCTGGCAGACCGGTTCGGGCACCCAGTCCAACATGAACAGCAACGAAGTGATTTCCAACCGCGCCATCGAAAAGCTGGGCGGCGAAATGGGCTCCAAGAAGCCCGTTCATCCCAATGATCACGTCAACATGAGCCAGTCGTCGAACGACACCTATCCGACGGCCATGCACATCGCCTGCGCCGAGCGCATCGTTCACGATCTGCTGCCTGCCCTGAAGCATCTGCACGGCGCTCTGGAAGCCAAGGTCACGGCATTCGGCCACATCGTCAAGATCGGCCGTACCCACACGCAGGATGCAACCCCCCTCACCCTGGGTCAGGAATTTTCCGGTTACGCCACCCAGGTGAAGAACGGTATCGAGCGCATCGAGATGACCCTGCCCGCGCTGATGCAGCTTGCTCAGGGCGGCACCGCTGTCGGCACCGGGCTGAACGCACCCGTCGGCTTTGCCGAAAAGGTTGCCGAGAAGATCGCCGCCATCACCGGCCTTGGCTTCACGTCGGCGCCGAACAAGTTCGAAGCGCTTGCCGCGCATGACGCCATGGTGTTTTCGCACGGCGCCATCAACACGGTTGCGGCCTCGCTGTTCAAGATCGCCAATGACATCCGCTTCCTCGGCTCCGGCCCCCGCGCCGGCCTTGGCGAGCTTGCCCTGCCGGAAAACGAACCCGGCTCGTCTATCATGCCCGGCAAGGTGAACCCCACCCAGTGCGAGGCGCTGACGCAGGTTTGTGTGCAGGTGTTCGGCAACAATGCCGCGCTGACCTTCGCCGGCAGCCAGGGTCATTTCGAGCTGAACGTCTACAACCCGCTGATGGCCTACAATTTCCTTCAGTCGGTGAAGCTGCTGGCCGACGCATCGGTTTCCTTCACCGACAATTGCGTCGTCGGCATCGAGGCGCGTGAGGATAACATCAAGGCTTCGCTGGAGCGTTCGCTGATGCTGGTTACCGCGCTCGCACCCACCATTGGCTATGATGCGGCTGCAAAGATTGCCAAAACGGCGCACAAGAACGGCACCACTTTGCGCGAGGAGGCTCTTGCAACCGGCCTCGTCAGCGAGGCGGACTATGATCGTCTGGTGCGTCCGGAAGACATGACCCATCCGGGTTGA
- the groES gene encoding co-chaperone GroES: MAKTKFRPLHDRVVVRRVESEEKTAGGIIIPDTAKEKPQEGEVVAVGSGARDESGKLVALDVKAGDRVLFGKWSGTEVKLNGEDLLIMKESDIMGIIG, from the coding sequence ATGGCAAAGACGAAGTTCCGCCCGCTTCATGACCGTGTGGTCGTTCGCCGGGTCGAGTCCGAAGAGAAGACGGCTGGCGGCATCATCATCCCCGATACCGCCAAGGAAAAGCCGCAGGAAGGCGAAGTCGTGGCTGTGGGCTCGGGCGCCCGCGATGAAAGCGGCAAGCTCGTCGCCCTCGACGTCAAGGCCGGCGACCGTGTCCTGTTCGGCAAGTGGTCGGGCACCGAAGTCAAGCTCAATGGCGAAGACCTTCTGATCATGAAGGAATCCGACATCATGGGCATCATCGGCTGA
- a CDS encoding Dabb family protein, protein MIRHIVFFTVKPDMDVETVREGLMNLGRIPHSSHFEVSVNRKVDLYENQIDIVVYAEFENEAALHAFKADPIYSQTTAKVRPMRDLRFSADVVSGN, encoded by the coding sequence TTGATCCGGCACATCGTGTTCTTTACCGTCAAGCCAGACATGGATGTCGAGACTGTGCGCGAAGGGCTCATGAATCTCGGCCGCATCCCCCACTCGTCCCATTTCGAGGTGTCGGTAAACCGCAAGGTCGATCTGTATGAAAACCAGATCGATATCGTTGTGTATGCGGAGTTCGAGAACGAAGCCGCCCTACATGCTTTCAAGGCGGACCCGATCTACTCGCAGACCACCGCAAAGGTCCGCCCCATGCGCGATCTGCGCTTTTCGGCGGATGTCGTTTCAGGCAACTGA
- the groL gene encoding chaperonin GroEL (60 kDa chaperone family; promotes refolding of misfolded polypeptides especially under stressful conditions; forms two stacked rings of heptamers to form a barrel-shaped 14mer; ends can be capped by GroES; misfolded proteins enter the barrel where they are refolded when GroES binds) — MAAKDVKFSRDARERMLRGVNILADAVKVTLGPKGRNVVIDKSFGAPRITKDGVSVAKEIELEDKFENMGAQLVREVASKTNDKAGDGTTTATVLAQAIVQEGHKAVAAGMNPMDLKRGIDLAVGEVVADLVKKAKKIKTSEEVAQVGTISANGEKEIGEMIAEAMQKVGNEGVITVEEAKTAETELEVVEGMQFDRGYLSPYFITNPDKMVAELEDAYILLHEKKLSNLQAMLPVLEAVVQTSKPLVIIAEDVEGEALATLVVNKLRGGLKIAAVKAPGFGDRRKAMLEDIAILTGGQVISEDLGIKLENVGIDMLGRAKKVRIEKENTTIVDGAGKKAEIQGRVAQIKAQIEETTSDYDREKLQERLAKLAGGVAVIRVGGSTEVEVKEKKDRVDDALNATRAAVEEGIVPGGGVALLRATQAIKAEGANADQAAGINIVRRALQAPARQIATNAGAEASIIVGKILDNKSATYGYNAAKDEYGDLIQLGIVDPVKVVRTALQDAASVAGLLVTTEAMIADAPKKEAAAPAMPGGMGGMGGMDF; from the coding sequence ATGGCTGCCAAAGACGTAAAATTCTCCCGTGACGCCCGCGAGCGTATGCTGCGCGGTGTCAACATCCTCGCCGACGCGGTGAAGGTCACCCTCGGTCCCAAGGGCCGCAACGTCGTCATCGACAAGTCGTTCGGCGCTCCGCGCATCACCAAGGACGGCGTTTCCGTTGCCAAGGAAATCGAGCTGGAAGACAAGTTCGAGAACATGGGCGCCCAGCTCGTTCGCGAAGTCGCTTCCAAGACCAACGACAAGGCTGGTGACGGCACCACCACCGCGACCGTTCTGGCGCAGGCTATCGTTCAGGAAGGCCACAAGGCCGTTGCCGCCGGCATGAACCCGATGGACCTGAAGCGCGGTATCGATCTGGCCGTGGGCGAAGTCGTTGCCGACCTCGTCAAGAAGGCCAAGAAGATCAAGACTTCCGAGGAAGTCGCGCAGGTCGGCACCATCTCCGCCAATGGCGAGAAGGAAATCGGCGAGATGATCGCCGAGGCCATGCAGAAGGTCGGCAACGAGGGTGTCATCACCGTCGAGGAAGCCAAGACCGCCGAGACCGAGCTGGAAGTCGTCGAAGGCATGCAGTTCGACCGCGGCTACCTGTCGCCTTACTTCATCACCAACCCCGACAAGATGGTTGCTGAGCTGGAAGATGCCTACATTCTTCTCCACGAGAAGAAGCTCTCCAACCTTCAGGCCATGCTGCCGGTGCTTGAGGCTGTCGTTCAGACCTCCAAGCCGCTGGTCATCATCGCTGAGGACGTCGAGGGCGAGGCTCTGGCCACGCTGGTCGTCAACAAGCTGCGCGGCGGCCTGAAGATCGCTGCGGTCAAGGCTCCGGGCTTCGGCGATCGCCGCAAGGCCATGCTGGAAGACATCGCCATCCTCACCGGTGGTCAGGTCATCTCCGAAGACCTCGGCATCAAGCTCGAGAACGTTGGTATCGACATGCTCGGCCGCGCCAAGAAGGTGCGCATCGAGAAGGAAAACACCACCATCGTCGACGGCGCCGGCAAGAAGGCCGAGATCCAGGGCCGCGTCGCCCAGATCAAGGCTCAGATCGAGGAAACCACTTCCGATTACGACCGCGAGAAGCTTCAGGAGCGTCTTGCCAAGCTGGCCGGTGGCGTTGCCGTCATCCGCGTTGGCGGCTCGACCGAGGTTGAGGTCAAGGAGAAGAAGGATCGCGTTGACGACGCTCTGAACGCCACCCGCGCTGCGGTTGAGGAAGGCATCGTCCCCGGCGGCGGCGTCGCTCTTCTGCGCGCTACCCAGGCGATCAAGGCGGAAGGCGCCAACGCCGACCAGGCTGCCGGCATCAACATCGTCCGTCGCGCTCTGCAGGCTCCGGCCCGTCAGATCGCTACCAATGCCGGTGCGGAAGCTTCGATCATCGTAGGCAAGATCCTCGACAACAAGAGCGCGACCTACGGCTACAACGCTGCCAAGGACGAATATGGCGACCTGATCCAGCTCGGCATCGTCGACCCGGTCAAGGTGGTTCGCACCGCTCTGCAGGACGCCGCTTCGGTTGCCGGCCTGCTGGTCACCACCGAGGCCATGATCGCCGACGCGCCGAAGAAGGAAGCTGCTGCTCCGGCCATGCCCGGCGGCATGGGCGGCATGGGTGGCATGGACTTCTAA
- a CDS encoding TIGR01459 family HAD-type hydrolase produces MTVHSPIITSLETISGNYAALLCDVWGVVHNGVEHFPQAASALAEARARGVAVVMITNSPRLGADVVAQMRTIGVPDGTYDKLVSSGDVTRDLIAEAPRRIFHIGPDRDTNIYDGLDVELVEDFEAQAVVCTGPFDDETETPEDYQELLTRLRSRNLPFICANPDIVVERGDRLIWCAGAIARDYGQMGGRTLIAGKPHAPIYKAALRAAADIVGRDLDRREVLAIGDGIMTDIKGAADNGVDALYISGGIHARDYGDALNPDPKQLAGFLEKHGYAPVAVMPRLQ; encoded by the coding sequence ATGACGGTTCATTCTCCTATCATCACTTCGCTCGAAACGATTTCGGGCAACTATGCCGCTTTGCTGTGCGATGTGTGGGGCGTGGTCCATAACGGGGTTGAGCATTTCCCGCAGGCGGCCTCTGCGCTGGCAGAAGCACGGGCGAGGGGAGTGGCAGTCGTTATGATCACCAATTCGCCAAGGCTCGGAGCCGATGTCGTGGCACAGATGCGCACGATCGGCGTTCCGGACGGCACCTATGACAAGCTTGTCAGTTCCGGCGATGTCACGCGCGATCTGATTGCCGAGGCCCCGCGCCGGATTTTCCACATCGGCCCCGATCGCGACACCAACATCTATGATGGGCTCGATGTCGAGCTGGTCGAGGATTTCGAGGCGCAGGCGGTCGTGTGCACCGGTCCTTTCGATGATGAAACCGAAACACCTGAGGATTATCAGGAACTGCTGACGAGGCTGCGTTCACGCAATCTGCCTTTCATCTGCGCCAACCCCGATATTGTGGTTGAGCGCGGCGACAGGCTGATCTGGTGCGCGGGAGCGATCGCGCGTGACTACGGCCAGATGGGCGGGCGTACGCTGATTGCCGGAAAACCCCACGCGCCGATCTACAAGGCTGCCCTCAGGGCCGCCGCCGACATTGTCGGGCGCGATCTGGACCGGCGCGAAGTGCTCGCGATCGGTGACGGAATCATGACGGACATAAAGGGCGCGGCCGACAATGGTGTCGATGCGCTCTACATTTCAGGAGGCATCCATGCCCGCGATTATGGCGATGCCCTGAATCCGGATCCGAAACAGCTCGCCGGTTTTCTGGAAAAGCATGGCTACGCCCCCGTGGCCGTCATGCCGCGACTGCAATAG
- a CDS encoding bifunctional riboflavin kinase/FAD synthetase: MLARIAGNKQLPADLRGGVVAIGNFDGVHRGHQAVLGRALEEAGKRGVPALVLTFEPHPRKFFRPQVPLFVLTPPAMKAHLLEELGFSAVVEQAFTAQFAAQSAEDFVAGILQENLGISHAVTGFNFHFGKDRQGGPAYLMNAGERHGFGVTLVDAFRDEGAQVISSSRIRELLAAGNVSEAAGLLGYRFTVQSEVIGGQQLGRTLGFPTANMCLPEDVELREGIYAVRFRRADGSLHDGVASFGRRPTVNVNGAPLLETFVFDFSGDLYGEVCDVSFFAYLRGEEKFDGLDALVAQMRRDEQEARAVLSGVRSLSALDAEISF, encoded by the coding sequence ATGCTGGCGCGCATTGCCGGAAATAAGCAACTGCCTGCGGATCTGCGCGGTGGTGTCGTGGCGATCGGAAATTTCGACGGCGTTCATCGCGGCCATCAGGCTGTGCTGGGGCGTGCACTGGAAGAGGCCGGGAAGCGTGGCGTTCCCGCACTGGTCCTCACCTTCGAGCCCCACCCGCGCAAATTCTTCCGGCCGCAGGTCCCGCTTTTCGTGCTGACGCCGCCAGCAATGAAAGCGCATCTTCTCGAAGAGCTGGGTTTTTCAGCGGTTGTGGAGCAGGCCTTCACGGCACAGTTTGCGGCACAGTCGGCGGAGGATTTCGTGGCCGGAATCCTTCAGGAAAATCTTGGCATCAGTCATGCCGTCACCGGCTTCAACTTTCACTTCGGCAAGGACCGCCAGGGCGGCCCGGCCTATCTGATGAACGCCGGAGAACGTCACGGCTTTGGCGTGACTCTGGTGGACGCCTTTCGCGACGAGGGCGCGCAGGTCATTTCTTCCAGCCGTATAAGAGAGCTGCTGGCCGCAGGAAATGTGTCGGAGGCGGCGGGACTTCTCGGCTACCGCTTCACCGTGCAAAGCGAAGTCATCGGCGGTCAGCAACTCGGTCGCACGCTGGGTTTTCCAACGGCCAATATGTGTTTGCCGGAAGATGTGGAGTTGCGCGAAGGTATCTATGCGGTGCGGTTCCGGCGCGCAGACGGAAGCCTTCATGATGGCGTTGCCAGTTTTGGCCGCCGCCCCACGGTCAATGTCAACGGAGCGCCGCTGCTCGAAACCTTCGTGTTCGATTTCTCCGGCGATCTCTATGGCGAAGTCTGCGATGTTTCGTTTTTCGCTTATCTGCGCGGCGAAGAAAAATTCGACGGGCTTGACGCACTCGTCGCGCAGATGAGGCGCGACGAGCAGGAGGCGAGGGCCGTGCTGAGTGGCGTCCGAAGCCTTTCTGCTCTGGACGCCGAAATCAGCTTCTGA
- a CDS encoding CAP domain-containing protein, whose product MIIGLTGVMTFILPANRNEISFSPARRNLISGGGALVLTALAGCGSLPRHGPGGGASTASRQTMDGIRTAEGLALVSPDHQLEQAALQQAQYMAASGRMNHTTGFGKDFQARVKGNGIRGAAAENIAEGRMDAARAIDMWMNSPPHRRNMLDGRFRRFGLAWATRPERPEWRYWAMILAS is encoded by the coding sequence ATGATCATTGGCCTTACAGGCGTCATGACTTTTATTCTGCCTGCCAATCGCAATGAAATTTCATTCAGCCCTGCCCGCCGGAACCTGATTTCTGGCGGCGGCGCGCTGGTTCTCACGGCGCTTGCCGGTTGCGGCTCCCTGCCCCGGCATGGCCCCGGAGGCGGTGCGTCGACCGCTTCCCGCCAGACGATGGATGGCATTCGCACGGCCGAAGGGCTGGCGCTCGTCTCACCCGATCACCAACTGGAGCAGGCAGCCCTGCAACAGGCGCAGTATATGGCCGCCTCGGGCAGGATGAACCACACCACCGGCTTCGGAAAAGATTTTCAGGCCCGGGTCAAAGGCAACGGCATCAGGGGCGCTGCGGCCGAGAATATTGCCGAAGGGCGCATGGATGCCGCCCGCGCCATCGATATGTGGATGAATTCGCCCCCCCATCGCCGCAACATGCTGGACGGGCGTTTTCGCCGCTTCGGCCTTGCCTGGGCAACCCGGCCGGAACGCCCCGAATGGCGCTATTGGGCCATGATTCTGGCAAGCTGA
- a CDS encoding TadE/TadG family type IV pilus assembly protein has product MLRKFLADTRGNYAMITGLLMAPLFGAVALAVDYSEMSRQRLDTRNALDAANIATAREIQSQISDADAIAYANNFYYANLRHVVPAKSTLQVTLPSQVVGGGSMTMCATLTYSPIFFPAAAALVGKQSEDYDFITCSEVRLKNTLEVALVLDNSGSMDAKGTGSSQTRMELLKKAADELIATMVKQADSVKQVEKPIQFALVPFATSVNVGKANKDASWIDTLGISAIHHENFNWNSFTWASRKISKEGNIYVKRGKDWGEKEGDIVTRLTLFDELKYYKDSGKKETLPYAEWEGCVEQRPYPYDLTDEQPRSSNPDTLFVPMFYPDDARNGYNDWITKVVNSNDASKNTLFWDSDSNRAPHDMTKYFDLRTSVNGTQNGYVAPYGSQKMGQGNGPNANCTTQPITPLVDVTDPAGMTKIKNAIAAMEPLGGTSVGSGLAWGWRVLSSGEPFTEGRPETDRGNDKVVIVLTDGANTYYTPSSVRRLNGSTSAASDNNNVKSIYGDYGFLKPYNSSLAYGRLFLGPNKTYSKTSFANENYSKAMNEKLQELCANAKAANIMIMTVGLDLEAEAKKDAKVKEQITGLMTCSSDSRNRRDATDPSKPAKLFWNAAGNDLSNAFREIADELSNLRVTR; this is encoded by the coding sequence ATGCTTCGGAAATTCCTTGCCGACACGCGCGGCAATTATGCCATGATCACCGGGTTGCTGATGGCACCCCTGTTCGGCGCTGTCGCGCTGGCTGTCGACTATTCGGAAATGTCCCGGCAGCGCCTCGATACACGCAACGCGCTGGACGCGGCCAATATCGCAACGGCACGCGAGATTCAGTCCCAGATCAGCGACGCCGATGCCATCGCTTACGCCAACAATTTCTACTACGCCAATCTGCGGCATGTGGTGCCGGCGAAATCGACGCTTCAGGTTACGCTGCCAAGTCAGGTCGTCGGCGGCGGCTCGATGACGATGTGCGCCACGCTGACCTATTCACCGATCTTCTTCCCCGCAGCCGCCGCACTGGTTGGCAAGCAATCCGAGGATTACGACTTCATAACCTGCTCAGAAGTGCGCCTGAAGAACACGCTGGAAGTGGCGCTGGTGCTGGATAATTCGGGCTCGATGGACGCAAAAGGAACGGGTTCCAGCCAGACGCGTATGGAATTGCTGAAAAAGGCCGCTGACGAACTCATCGCGACGATGGTGAAACAGGCGGACAGCGTAAAGCAGGTCGAAAAGCCTATCCAGTTCGCTCTCGTGCCGTTCGCGACATCAGTGAATGTCGGGAAGGCAAACAAGGATGCTTCCTGGATAGACACACTTGGCATTTCCGCCATCCATCATGAAAATTTCAACTGGAATTCTTTCACCTGGGCAAGCCGCAAGATTTCCAAAGAAGGAAACATCTACGTCAAGCGGGGAAAGGACTGGGGAGAGAAGGAGGGAGATATCGTCACGCGGCTCACGCTGTTTGACGAATTGAAGTACTACAAGGACAGCGGCAAGAAGGAGACGTTGCCCTATGCCGAATGGGAAGGATGCGTGGAACAGCGCCCCTACCCTTATGATTTGACGGATGAACAGCCACGCTCGTCGAATCCGGACACGCTTTTTGTTCCGATGTTCTACCCGGACGATGCCAGAAACGGTTACAACGACTGGATCACCAAGGTGGTCAACAGCAATGACGCCTCTAAAAACACGCTCTTCTGGGACAGTGACAGCAACCGTGCGCCGCACGATATGACCAAGTATTTTGACCTGCGCACGTCTGTGAACGGGACGCAGAACGGATATGTGGCGCCTTATGGCTCTCAAAAAATGGGACAGGGCAACGGTCCTAACGCCAACTGCACCACGCAACCGATTACTCCACTGGTCGATGTTACCGATCCCGCGGGAATGACAAAGATCAAGAATGCCATTGCAGCGATGGAGCCTCTGGGTGGCACCAGTGTCGGCAGCGGTCTTGCGTGGGGATGGCGTGTCCTCTCAAGTGGCGAACCCTTCACGGAAGGCAGGCCGGAAACCGATCGGGGCAATGACAAGGTCGTCATCGTGCTGACCGATGGAGCTAACACGTACTACACGCCGAGCAGCGTTCGCAGGCTGAACGGATCGACCTCTGCGGCGTCGGACAATAACAACGTAAAGTCGATTTATGGCGATTACGGATTTCTCAAGCCGTACAACAGCTCGCTCGCCTATGGTCGCCTTTTCCTTGGTCCGAACAAGACCTACAGCAAGACTAGCTTCGCTAATGAAAACTACTCCAAGGCGATGAACGAAAAACTGCAGGAGCTTTGCGCGAATGCGAAGGCCGCCAACATCATGATCATGACGGTCGGTCTGGATCTTGAGGCGGAAGCAAAGAAAGACGCAAAGGTCAAAGAACAGATCACCGGTCTGATGACCTGTTCCTCGGATTCGCGCAACCGGCGCGATGCAACGGACCCCAGCAAGCCGGCAAAGCTGTTTTGGAACGCGGCTGGCAACGATCTGTCCAATGCGTTCCGTGAGATCGCGGACGAGTTGTCCAATCTGCGCGTAACCAGGTAA